The proteins below come from a single Limosilactobacillus reuteri genomic window:
- a CDS encoding glycosyltransferase family 2 protein produces the protein MNDILTIIIPCFNEQEVLPETRKEVGKILNDLIDGEKVSAKSKILFVDDGSSDNTWTLIEDYSKHYSYVTGITFTRNYGHQNALLAGLSIASKYSDIMITIDADLQDDVNAMYEMIDKYHQGNEIVYGVRSSRETDTFFKKNTALAFYALMRKLGVQLVPNSADYRLMSKKAVLALLEYKERNLFLRGMVPLIGYQSAKVFYKRKKRFAGKSKYPLKKMIHFAFDGITSFSTTPIKLIMNLGILVIIVSIVLMIYTLVQKFSGGTTSGWSSLMISIWLLGGVQLLSLSILGEYIGKIFTEVKMRPRFHIRYENYSKKMKF, from the coding sequence ATGAATGATATATTAACGATTATTATTCCGTGTTTCAACGAACAAGAAGTTTTACCGGAAACACGAAAAGAAGTCGGTAAGATTTTAAATGACTTAATCGATGGGGAAAAGGTCTCTGCTAAAAGCAAAATATTATTTGTGGATGATGGAAGCAGCGATAATACGTGGACACTAATTGAGGACTATAGTAAACATTATTCATATGTTACTGGGATTACTTTTACGCGTAATTATGGCCACCAAAATGCACTACTAGCAGGTCTAAGCATTGCTTCAAAATATTCAGATATAATGATTACTATTGATGCGGATTTACAAGATGATGTTAATGCAATGTATGAAATGATTGATAAATATCATCAAGGAAATGAAATTGTTTATGGTGTTCGCAGCAGCCGTGAAACGGATACTTTCTTTAAGAAGAACACGGCCTTGGCTTTCTATGCACTAATGCGAAAACTAGGAGTACAGTTAGTACCCAATTCTGCTGATTATAGATTGATGAGTAAGAAAGCTGTTTTAGCTTTGTTGGAATATAAAGAGCGGAATCTATTCTTAAGGGGGATGGTTCCTCTTATTGGTTATCAATCAGCTAAAGTTTTTTATAAGAGAAAGAAGAGATTTGCTGGTAAGTCAAAATATCCATTAAAGAAAATGATACATTTTGCTTTTGACGGAATTACTTCTTTTTCTACAACACCAATAAAGTTGATAATGAATCTTGGAATATTAGTAATTATTGTAAGTATTGTTCTTATGATTTATACGTTAGTTCAGAAGTTTAGCGGGGGAACGACCTCTGGCTGGTCCTCATTAATGATATCGATTTGGCTTTTAGGGGGAGTGCAGCTTCTTTCACTAAGTATCTTAGGTGAGTATATAGGTAAAATCTTTACAGAGGTAAAGATGAGACCTAGATTTCACATAAGATATGAAAATTATTCTAAAAAAATGAAATTTTAA